Within Nocardia terpenica, the genomic segment GGAATCACCCTGGCTCGGGACCCGTCGACGACGAATTCCACCTCACCATTGCCCAGCGTGTGGGTCAGTCGGCGGTTGACCCGGTAGATACCGCCGTCGACCTGCACCCACGGCAGCATGCGGGTCAGCCATCGGGAGGTGATGCCCTGCATCTGCGGTTCGGACTTGGTGGTGTGCGCCAATTGATGCGCGGCACCGGTACTGAGGCTCTTGCGGGCCTGATTGTCCCGCTGGGCTGGCAGTGCGATCGTCATGGGTGATCCTCATCTCGAGAAAATGGGCAGGCGAAAAGCGCGCACGACACCGATCGAGAAGTGTTGTGCGGTGGTGATTTCCGATATTTGGAGCTGGCTATCCCTGGTAGCGCAGCAGGAGGAATTCGTCGCCCTGCACCGGGTCCGCGGTGGAACCGGCCACGAGGATCTTGCCGTCGGGCTGCACGGCCACCGCATCGCCGTGGTCGGCCTTGGTGCCAAGATCGGTGGAAACCTTTCCGCCGCTGCCGAATCCGGTGTCGAGTTTGCCGTCGGCGGTGTAGCGGGCGACAGCAACATTATCGCCGGTGGCCGTCCCGCTGCTGGTGCCAGCGACGACCAGTGCGCCGCCGGGAGCGAGCGCCAAGCCGTGCGCGATATCGGCCTTACCGCCGAAATCGGTTGATACCTTGCCCTTTTCGCCGAATGCGGTGTCCTGCTTGCCGTCGGCGGTGTAGCGGACGAGCACGAAGTTGTCGCCCTGCCCCGGATCCTGCGTGGACCCCGCGACCACGATCTTTCCATCGGATTCGAGCACGACGGCATTGGCGTGGTCGGCCTTGGTGCCCAGGTCGGTGGACACCTTGCCGCCGTTGCCGAACGCGGTGTCGAGTTTGCCGTCGGCGGTGTAGCGGGCCAGGGCAATATTGTCGCCGGTGTCGGTGCCGTGGCTGGTGCCCGCCGCCACGACCTTGCCGTCCGGCTGGAGGACAAGGGCATTGGCGGCATCGGCCTTCCCGCCGAAATCGGTGGACACCTTGCCGTTCTCGCCGAAGGCGGGGTCGAGTTTGCCGTCGCTCGTGTAGCGCACGACCACGAAGTTGTCGCCCTGCGCCGGATCGTGTGCCGACCCCGCGACCACGATCTTTCCATCGGGCTCGACCGCGACCGCATTGGCGTGATCGGCCTTGGTACCCAGGTCGGTGGAAACCTTGCCGCCGTCGCCGAATCCGGTGTCGAGTTTGCCGTCGGCGGTGTAGCGGGCCAGGGCAATATTGTCGCCCGTGTCGGTCCCGTGGCTGGTGCCCGCCGCCACGATCTTGCCATCCTGTTGCAGGGCAACGGCATTGGCGATATCGGCCTTGCCGCCGAAGTCCGTGGCGGCCCTGCCGCCGTCGCCGAATGTGGTGTCGACCTTGCCGTCTGTCTCGTAGCGCACGACCGCGAAATTGTCGCCCTGGCCCGGATCCCGGGTCGTGCCCACCGCGACGATCTTGCCGTCCTGCTGGACCGCCACGGCACGGGCGCGGTCGTCGCGCGAACCGAGATCGGTGGTTACCTTGCCGCCGGACCCGAATCCAGGGTCCAGCGTCCCCGCCCCGGCCCCGGCCGATGTGGAGTGCGAGCTCGAACACGAGGCCATCGCCAGCACGGCTACTACGCCGAAAACCGATCGGCACAGCAATCTCGATCGTGGTGCACACAGCATCCGGCTACCTCGCTTCACATCGATGACTGAGGACGGTAGAGACTGGGGACGGTAGAGCGAGCGATCAGCAAACTCGGAGTGAGCAGAAACAGTATCGCCCCGAACGATCATCGACGGTGCGGTATGAACACGTTGCAGATCACGGCTGGCTATTACCAACCGGTCCGGATGCAACGGCTGGGCATAAGAGAGCCCCACCGGATCGTGGTGTCCGGTGGGGCTTCTCGAGGGAGGCTCACATGGTCAGGTGCGGTCGAACTCCCCGTGCTGCACGTCGGTGGTGAAGGCATCCCACTGGGAAGGGGTGAAGACGAGCGCCGGGCCTGTGGGGTTCTTCGAGTCGCGCACGCCTACATGGTCGTGGTTCAGGTGTGCGATCTCTACACAGTCCTTCTGTGGACCGCTGCGGCTGGACTTGAACCACTTTGCCCCGGATAGATCGATGCTCATTCGCATGCTCCTCAGCTGTTTCCGGTTGTCCGGCAGGGCTTTTCGATGGGTCAGGCTCGGTCGAACGCCCCGCCGTTGACACCCGCGGTGAAGGCGTCCCACTCGGTGGGGGTGAAGACGAGCGCCGGGCCTGTGGGGTTCTTCGAGTCGCGCACGCCTATATGACCTTGGTTCAGGTGTGCGATCTCGACGCAATCCTTCATCG encodes:
- a CDS encoding delta-60 repeat domain-containing protein, encoding MASCSSSHSTSAGAGAGTLDPGFGSGGKVTTDLGSRDDRARAVAVQQDGKIVAVGTTRDPGQGDNFAVVRYETDGKVDTTFGDGGRAATDFGGKADIANAVALQQDGKIVAAGTSHGTDTGDNIALARYTADGKLDTGFGDGGKVSTDLGTKADHANAVAVEPDGKIVVAGSAHDPAQGDNFVVVRYTSDGKLDPAFGENGKVSTDFGGKADAANALVLQPDGKVVAAGTSHGTDTGDNIALARYTADGKLDTAFGNGGKVSTDLGTKADHANAVVLESDGKIVVAGSTQDPGQGDNFVLVRYTADGKQDTAFGEKGKVSTDFGGKADIAHGLALAPGGALVVAGTSSGTATGDNVAVARYTADGKLDTGFGSGGKVSTDLGTKADHGDAVAVQPDGKILVAGSTADPVQGDEFLLLRYQG
- a CDS encoding DUF397 domain-containing protein, yielding MSIDLSGAKWFKSSRSGPQKDCVEIAHLNHDHVGVRDSKNPTGPALVFTPSQWDAFTTDVQHGEFDRT
- a CDS encoding DUF397 domain-containing protein; the protein is MSIDLSGAKWFKSSRSGSMKDCVEIAHLNQGHIGVRDSKNPTGPALVFTPTEWDAFTAGVNGGAFDRA